One Vespa velutina chromosome 12, iVesVel2.1, whole genome shotgun sequence DNA window includes the following coding sequences:
- the LOC124953299 gene encoding disintegrin and metalloproteinase domain-containing protein 10 isoform X2, with amino-acid sequence MVTMISDTCGYVLFLLLLLLVPYIESARRLNEYIRHYEPLSYPTEEVHRGHLRAKRSVTRDNSVTLKFRSHGRDFHIRLKRDLNTFSNNLVIEGPTGHEEGLDTSHIYEGYLIGEPGSHVFGSITDGVFHGKIVSPRAGAWYVERAHYYFPPHEINDTLHSVIYHENDVGDPYSQVRQGDSSGCGINEQIIEWMDKIQNSGDLDLPTPITSKKDTKPKVEPWNGEQETPGHKYTREANEPSHRRARRATRPKEDNKNTCSLFIQTDPLIWRHISEQLHHDAEKTREEILSLIAHHVTAVNYIYRDTRFDGRIEHRNIKFEVQRIKIDDDTACTQQQTYGEPNPFCMENIDVSNFLNLHSLGNHEDFCLAYVFTYRDFTGGTLGLAWVASASGASGGICEKYKTYTETVGGMYQSTKRSLNTGIITFVNYNSRVPPKVSQLTLAHEIGHNFGSPHDFPPECRPGGLHGNYIMFASATSGDRPNNSKFSKCSIGNISNVLDAIEDNKKRNCFTASAGAFCGNKIVEAGEECDCGYDDDECVDKCCYPRQVSELDKIKNETAKGCSRKYGTQCSPSQGPCCSSDTCQFVPLSHNVQCKAESDCSYNSTCNGKSSECPAPLPRANKTRCNEGTQLCINGECTGSICLEWNLTECFLTSNIIPNIDKRKLCELACQNGTDPSTCRSTSEFAHVVGLPEGGISLRPGSPCDNFQGYCDVFLKCRAVDAEGPLARLKNLLFNKETLSTVAQWVTEYWWAVLLMGIAFIIFMGLFIKCCAVHTPSSNPKKPPARRISDTLRRPMNTLRRMRHPHGGGGPGPRSIAPRQGQGGYSGTRGPSHGYGEGRGAQHYPKASAPPSSSVAGNYGRSNHSELYAGAYSSTGGGGRVPAYEMRHHNKV; translated from the exons CTCGCCGATTAAACGAATACATTCGCCACTACGAACCACTTTCCTATCCAACGGAGGAGGTCCACAGAGGTCACCTGAGGGCCAAGAGGTCGGTCACCCGCGACAATTCCGTGACTTTAAAGTTTCGCTCACACGGCAGAGACTTTCACATTCGACTGAAGCGAGACTTGAACACGTTTAGCAATAATCTAGTTATAGAGGGTCCTACCGGACATGAAGAGGGACTTGATACCTCGCATATTTACGAGGGTTATCTCATCG GAGAACCAGGTAGTCATGTATTCGGAAGCATCACCGATGGTGTCTTTCACGGGAAGATAGTGTCACCACGAGCTGGTGCGTGGTACGTCGAAAGAGCACACTATTACTTTCCGCCACACGAGATAAACGATACCCTGCATTCTGTGATCTATCACGAAAATGACGTTGGTGATCCATACTCTCAAGTTCGACAAG GCGACTCCAGTGGCTGTGGCATTAACGAACAGATAATCGAGTGGATggataaaattcaaaattccGGTGACCTCGACTTACCTACTCCGATTACGTCGAAAAAGGATACGAAGCCGAAAGTCGAGCCGTGGAATGGCGAGCAGGAAACTCCTGGACACAAATATACCAGAGAAGCGAACGAACCGAGCCATCGAAGAGCACGCAGAGCTACTAGACCGAAGGAAGACAATAAAAACACCTGTTCGTTGTTCATTCAAACGGATCCTCTTATTTGGCGGCATATATCCGAACAG CTGCATCACGACgcagaaaaaacgagagaggaaATACTCTCTTTGATCGCGCATCACGTCACAGCGGTGAACTACATTTACAGAGATACCAGATTCGACGGTAGAATCGAGCACAGAAACATCAAGTTCGAGGTACAAAGGATAAAg ATCGACGACGATACCGCGTGCACGCAACAGCAGACTTATGGCGAGCCAAATCCATTTTGCATGGAAAACATCGATGTCAgcaattttttgaatttacaCTCGTTGGGCAATCACGAGGACTTTTGTCTCGCTTATGTGTTCACCTACAG GGATTTTACTGGCGGTACCCTCGGTCTCGCTTGGGTCGCTTCGGCGTCCGGCGCTTCCGGTGGTATTTGCGAGAAGTATAAAACGTATACCGAGACCGTAGGAGGGATGTATCAATCCACGAAGAGATCTCTCAACACCGGTATCATCACTTTCGTGAATTACAACAGCAGAGTTCCGCCGAAAGTTTCCCAACTGACATTGGCTCACGAAATAGGTCATAACTTTGGATCGCCG CATGATTTCCCACCCGAATGTAGGCCAGGCGGTTTGCATGGTAATTATATCATGTTCGCTTCTGCCACGAGCGGTGATCGGCCTAACAACAGTAAATTCTCCAAATGCAGCATTGGCAATATCAGTAACGTCTTGGACGCGATAGaggataataagaaaaggaattgCTTCACCG CGTCGGCCGGTGCGTTTTGCGGTAACAAAATCGTCGAGGCGGGCGAAGAATGCGACTGCggttacgacgacgacgaatgcGTGGATAAATGTTGTTACCCGAGGCAGGTGTCGGAATTGGATAAGATTAAAAACGAAACGGCGAAAGGATGCAGCAGAAAATACGGGACACAATGCAG TCCCAGTCAAGGACCTTGTTGTTCGAGCGATACGTGCCAGTTCGTGCCTCTCTCGCACAACGTTCAATGCAAGGCCGAATCGGACTGCAGCTACAATTCCACGTGCAATGGGAAATCTTCTGAGTGTCCCGCTCCATTGCCAAGGGCCAATAAAACAAGATGCAACGAAGGAACTCAG CTCTGTATCAACGGCGAGTGCACTGGATCAATTTGTCTCGAATGGAACTTGACGGAGTGCTTTTTAACGAGCAACATCATTCCTAACATAGACAAACGAAAACTTTGCGAGCTGGCTTGTCAGAATGGTACCGATCCATCGACTTGTCGAAGTACCAGCGAGTTTGCTCACGTCGTCGGCCTACCCGAGGGTGGGATAAGTCTCAGACCTGGCTCACCGTGTGACAACTTTCAG GGTTACTGCGACGTCTTCTTGAAGTGTAGAGCGGTCGATGCCGAAGGACCACTCGCGCGATTGAAAAATCTCTTATTCAACAAGGAAACTTTATCGACCGTGGCGCAATGGGTAACT GAATACTGGTGGGCAGTCCTTTTAATGGGTATAGCTTTCATCATTTTCATGGGATTATTTATCAAGTGTTGCGCCGTGCATACGCCGTCTAGCAATCCGAAGAAACCACCTGCGAGACGCATCAGCGACACATTGAGAAGGCCGATGAACACGCTCAGGAGGATG CGACACCCTCACGGTGGAGGAGGCCCAGGACCAAGGAGTATAGCTCCGAGGCAGGGTCAAGGAGGATATAGTGGAACGCGAGGACCCTCTCATGGTTACGGTGAGGGTAGGGGAGCTCAGCATTATCCTAAAG CTAGTGCGCCACCAAGCAGCAGTGTCGCAGGCAACTACGGTCGCTCCAACCATTCAGAATTGTACGCCGGTGCCTATTCGAGCACCGGGGGAGGGGGCAGAGTCCCGGCCTACGAGATGAGGCATCACAATAAAGTCTGA
- the LOC124953299 gene encoding disintegrin and metalloproteinase domain-containing protein 10 isoform X1, whose product MVTMISDTCGYVLFLLLLLLVPYIESARRLNEYIRHYEPLSYPTEEVHRGHLRAKRSVTRDNSVTLKFRSHGRDFHIRLKRDLNTFSNNLVIEGPTGHEEGLDTSHIYEGYLIGEPGSHVFGSITDGVFHGKIVSPRAGAWYVERAHYYFPPHEINDTLHSVIYHENDVGDPYSQVRQGDSSGCGINEQIIEWMDKIQNSGDLDLPTPITSKKDTKPKVEPWNGEQETPGHKYTREANEPSHRRARRATRPKEDNKNTCSLFIQTDPLIWRHISEQLHHDAEKTREEILSLIAHHVTAVNYIYRDTRFDGRIEHRNIKFEVQRIKIDDDTACTQQQTYGEPNPFCMENIDVSNFLNLHSLGNHEDFCLAYVFTYRDFTGGTLGLAWVASASGASGGICEKYKTYTETVGGMYQSTKRSLNTGIITFVNYNSRVPPKVSQLTLAHEIGHNFGSPHDFPPECRPGGLHGNYIMFASATSGDRPNNSKFSKCSIGNISNVLDAIEDNKKRNCFTASAGAFCGNKIVEAGEECDCGYDDDECVDKCCYPRQVSELDKIKNETAKGCSRKYGTQCSPSQGPCCSSDTCQFVPLSHNVQCKAESDCSYNSTCNGKSSECPAPLPRANKTRCNEGTQLCINGECTGSICLEWNLTECFLTSNIIPNIDKRKLCELACQNGTDPSTCRSTSEFAHVVGLPEGGISLRPGSPCDNFQGYCDVFLKCRAVDAEGPLARLKNLLFNKETLSTVAQWVTEYWWAVLLMGIAFIIFMGLFIKCCAVHTPSSNPKKPPARRISDTLRRPMNTLRRMRHPHGGGGPGPRSIAPRQGQGGYSGTRGPSHGYGEGRGAQHYPKGYRLVPTASAPPSSSVAGNYGRSNHSELYAGAYSSTGGGGRVPAYEMRHHNKV is encoded by the exons CTCGCCGATTAAACGAATACATTCGCCACTACGAACCACTTTCCTATCCAACGGAGGAGGTCCACAGAGGTCACCTGAGGGCCAAGAGGTCGGTCACCCGCGACAATTCCGTGACTTTAAAGTTTCGCTCACACGGCAGAGACTTTCACATTCGACTGAAGCGAGACTTGAACACGTTTAGCAATAATCTAGTTATAGAGGGTCCTACCGGACATGAAGAGGGACTTGATACCTCGCATATTTACGAGGGTTATCTCATCG GAGAACCAGGTAGTCATGTATTCGGAAGCATCACCGATGGTGTCTTTCACGGGAAGATAGTGTCACCACGAGCTGGTGCGTGGTACGTCGAAAGAGCACACTATTACTTTCCGCCACACGAGATAAACGATACCCTGCATTCTGTGATCTATCACGAAAATGACGTTGGTGATCCATACTCTCAAGTTCGACAAG GCGACTCCAGTGGCTGTGGCATTAACGAACAGATAATCGAGTGGATggataaaattcaaaattccGGTGACCTCGACTTACCTACTCCGATTACGTCGAAAAAGGATACGAAGCCGAAAGTCGAGCCGTGGAATGGCGAGCAGGAAACTCCTGGACACAAATATACCAGAGAAGCGAACGAACCGAGCCATCGAAGAGCACGCAGAGCTACTAGACCGAAGGAAGACAATAAAAACACCTGTTCGTTGTTCATTCAAACGGATCCTCTTATTTGGCGGCATATATCCGAACAG CTGCATCACGACgcagaaaaaacgagagaggaaATACTCTCTTTGATCGCGCATCACGTCACAGCGGTGAACTACATTTACAGAGATACCAGATTCGACGGTAGAATCGAGCACAGAAACATCAAGTTCGAGGTACAAAGGATAAAg ATCGACGACGATACCGCGTGCACGCAACAGCAGACTTATGGCGAGCCAAATCCATTTTGCATGGAAAACATCGATGTCAgcaattttttgaatttacaCTCGTTGGGCAATCACGAGGACTTTTGTCTCGCTTATGTGTTCACCTACAG GGATTTTACTGGCGGTACCCTCGGTCTCGCTTGGGTCGCTTCGGCGTCCGGCGCTTCCGGTGGTATTTGCGAGAAGTATAAAACGTATACCGAGACCGTAGGAGGGATGTATCAATCCACGAAGAGATCTCTCAACACCGGTATCATCACTTTCGTGAATTACAACAGCAGAGTTCCGCCGAAAGTTTCCCAACTGACATTGGCTCACGAAATAGGTCATAACTTTGGATCGCCG CATGATTTCCCACCCGAATGTAGGCCAGGCGGTTTGCATGGTAATTATATCATGTTCGCTTCTGCCACGAGCGGTGATCGGCCTAACAACAGTAAATTCTCCAAATGCAGCATTGGCAATATCAGTAACGTCTTGGACGCGATAGaggataataagaaaaggaattgCTTCACCG CGTCGGCCGGTGCGTTTTGCGGTAACAAAATCGTCGAGGCGGGCGAAGAATGCGACTGCggttacgacgacgacgaatgcGTGGATAAATGTTGTTACCCGAGGCAGGTGTCGGAATTGGATAAGATTAAAAACGAAACGGCGAAAGGATGCAGCAGAAAATACGGGACACAATGCAG TCCCAGTCAAGGACCTTGTTGTTCGAGCGATACGTGCCAGTTCGTGCCTCTCTCGCACAACGTTCAATGCAAGGCCGAATCGGACTGCAGCTACAATTCCACGTGCAATGGGAAATCTTCTGAGTGTCCCGCTCCATTGCCAAGGGCCAATAAAACAAGATGCAACGAAGGAACTCAG CTCTGTATCAACGGCGAGTGCACTGGATCAATTTGTCTCGAATGGAACTTGACGGAGTGCTTTTTAACGAGCAACATCATTCCTAACATAGACAAACGAAAACTTTGCGAGCTGGCTTGTCAGAATGGTACCGATCCATCGACTTGTCGAAGTACCAGCGAGTTTGCTCACGTCGTCGGCCTACCCGAGGGTGGGATAAGTCTCAGACCTGGCTCACCGTGTGACAACTTTCAG GGTTACTGCGACGTCTTCTTGAAGTGTAGAGCGGTCGATGCCGAAGGACCACTCGCGCGATTGAAAAATCTCTTATTCAACAAGGAAACTTTATCGACCGTGGCGCAATGGGTAACT GAATACTGGTGGGCAGTCCTTTTAATGGGTATAGCTTTCATCATTTTCATGGGATTATTTATCAAGTGTTGCGCCGTGCATACGCCGTCTAGCAATCCGAAGAAACCACCTGCGAGACGCATCAGCGACACATTGAGAAGGCCGATGAACACGCTCAGGAGGATG CGACACCCTCACGGTGGAGGAGGCCCAGGACCAAGGAGTATAGCTCCGAGGCAGGGTCAAGGAGGATATAGTGGAACGCGAGGACCCTCTCATGGTTACGGTGAGGGTAGGGGAGCTCAGCATTATCCTAAAG GCTATCGCTTGGTTCCCACAGCTAGTGCGCCACCAAGCAGCAGTGTCGCAGGCAACTACGGTCGCTCCAACCATTCAGAATTGTACGCCGGTGCCTATTCGAGCACCGGGGGAGGGGGCAGAGTCCCGGCCTACGAGATGAGGCATCACAATAAAGTCTGA
- the LOC124953299 gene encoding disintegrin and metalloproteinase domain-containing protein 10 isoform X4 yields the protein MVTMISDTCGYVLFLLLLLLVPYIESGEPGSHVFGSITDGVFHGKIVSPRAGAWYVERAHYYFPPHEINDTLHSVIYHENDVGDPYSQVRQGDSSGCGINEQIIEWMDKIQNSGDLDLPTPITSKKDTKPKVEPWNGEQETPGHKYTREANEPSHRRARRATRPKEDNKNTCSLFIQTDPLIWRHISEQLHHDAEKTREEILSLIAHHVTAVNYIYRDTRFDGRIEHRNIKFEVQRIKIDDDTACTQQQTYGEPNPFCMENIDVSNFLNLHSLGNHEDFCLAYVFTYRDFTGGTLGLAWVASASGASGGICEKYKTYTETVGGMYQSTKRSLNTGIITFVNYNSRVPPKVSQLTLAHEIGHNFGSPHDFPPECRPGGLHGNYIMFASATSGDRPNNSKFSKCSIGNISNVLDAIEDNKKRNCFTASAGAFCGNKIVEAGEECDCGYDDDECVDKCCYPRQVSELDKIKNETAKGCSRKYGTQCSPSQGPCCSSDTCQFVPLSHNVQCKAESDCSYNSTCNGKSSECPAPLPRANKTRCNEGTQLCINGECTGSICLEWNLTECFLTSNIIPNIDKRKLCELACQNGTDPSTCRSTSEFAHVVGLPEGGISLRPGSPCDNFQGYCDVFLKCRAVDAEGPLARLKNLLFNKETLSTVAQWVTEYWWAVLLMGIAFIIFMGLFIKCCAVHTPSSNPKKPPARRISDTLRRPMNTLRRMRHPHGGGGPGPRSIAPRQGQGGYSGTRGPSHGYGEGRGAQHYPKGYRLVPTASAPPSSSVAGNYGRSNHSELYAGAYSSTGGGGRVPAYEMRHHNKV from the exons GAGAACCAGGTAGTCATGTATTCGGAAGCATCACCGATGGTGTCTTTCACGGGAAGATAGTGTCACCACGAGCTGGTGCGTGGTACGTCGAAAGAGCACACTATTACTTTCCGCCACACGAGATAAACGATACCCTGCATTCTGTGATCTATCACGAAAATGACGTTGGTGATCCATACTCTCAAGTTCGACAAG GCGACTCCAGTGGCTGTGGCATTAACGAACAGATAATCGAGTGGATggataaaattcaaaattccGGTGACCTCGACTTACCTACTCCGATTACGTCGAAAAAGGATACGAAGCCGAAAGTCGAGCCGTGGAATGGCGAGCAGGAAACTCCTGGACACAAATATACCAGAGAAGCGAACGAACCGAGCCATCGAAGAGCACGCAGAGCTACTAGACCGAAGGAAGACAATAAAAACACCTGTTCGTTGTTCATTCAAACGGATCCTCTTATTTGGCGGCATATATCCGAACAG CTGCATCACGACgcagaaaaaacgagagaggaaATACTCTCTTTGATCGCGCATCACGTCACAGCGGTGAACTACATTTACAGAGATACCAGATTCGACGGTAGAATCGAGCACAGAAACATCAAGTTCGAGGTACAAAGGATAAAg ATCGACGACGATACCGCGTGCACGCAACAGCAGACTTATGGCGAGCCAAATCCATTTTGCATGGAAAACATCGATGTCAgcaattttttgaatttacaCTCGTTGGGCAATCACGAGGACTTTTGTCTCGCTTATGTGTTCACCTACAG GGATTTTACTGGCGGTACCCTCGGTCTCGCTTGGGTCGCTTCGGCGTCCGGCGCTTCCGGTGGTATTTGCGAGAAGTATAAAACGTATACCGAGACCGTAGGAGGGATGTATCAATCCACGAAGAGATCTCTCAACACCGGTATCATCACTTTCGTGAATTACAACAGCAGAGTTCCGCCGAAAGTTTCCCAACTGACATTGGCTCACGAAATAGGTCATAACTTTGGATCGCCG CATGATTTCCCACCCGAATGTAGGCCAGGCGGTTTGCATGGTAATTATATCATGTTCGCTTCTGCCACGAGCGGTGATCGGCCTAACAACAGTAAATTCTCCAAATGCAGCATTGGCAATATCAGTAACGTCTTGGACGCGATAGaggataataagaaaaggaattgCTTCACCG CGTCGGCCGGTGCGTTTTGCGGTAACAAAATCGTCGAGGCGGGCGAAGAATGCGACTGCggttacgacgacgacgaatgcGTGGATAAATGTTGTTACCCGAGGCAGGTGTCGGAATTGGATAAGATTAAAAACGAAACGGCGAAAGGATGCAGCAGAAAATACGGGACACAATGCAG TCCCAGTCAAGGACCTTGTTGTTCGAGCGATACGTGCCAGTTCGTGCCTCTCTCGCACAACGTTCAATGCAAGGCCGAATCGGACTGCAGCTACAATTCCACGTGCAATGGGAAATCTTCTGAGTGTCCCGCTCCATTGCCAAGGGCCAATAAAACAAGATGCAACGAAGGAACTCAG CTCTGTATCAACGGCGAGTGCACTGGATCAATTTGTCTCGAATGGAACTTGACGGAGTGCTTTTTAACGAGCAACATCATTCCTAACATAGACAAACGAAAACTTTGCGAGCTGGCTTGTCAGAATGGTACCGATCCATCGACTTGTCGAAGTACCAGCGAGTTTGCTCACGTCGTCGGCCTACCCGAGGGTGGGATAAGTCTCAGACCTGGCTCACCGTGTGACAACTTTCAG GGTTACTGCGACGTCTTCTTGAAGTGTAGAGCGGTCGATGCCGAAGGACCACTCGCGCGATTGAAAAATCTCTTATTCAACAAGGAAACTTTATCGACCGTGGCGCAATGGGTAACT GAATACTGGTGGGCAGTCCTTTTAATGGGTATAGCTTTCATCATTTTCATGGGATTATTTATCAAGTGTTGCGCCGTGCATACGCCGTCTAGCAATCCGAAGAAACCACCTGCGAGACGCATCAGCGACACATTGAGAAGGCCGATGAACACGCTCAGGAGGATG CGACACCCTCACGGTGGAGGAGGCCCAGGACCAAGGAGTATAGCTCCGAGGCAGGGTCAAGGAGGATATAGTGGAACGCGAGGACCCTCTCATGGTTACGGTGAGGGTAGGGGAGCTCAGCATTATCCTAAAG GCTATCGCTTGGTTCCCACAGCTAGTGCGCCACCAAGCAGCAGTGTCGCAGGCAACTACGGTCGCTCCAACCATTCAGAATTGTACGCCGGTGCCTATTCGAGCACCGGGGGAGGGGGCAGAGTCCCGGCCTACGAGATGAGGCATCACAATAAAGTCTGA
- the LOC124953299 gene encoding disintegrin and metalloproteinase domain-containing protein 10 isoform X3, whose protein sequence is MVTMISDTCGYVLFLLLLLLVPYIESARRLNEYIRHYEPLSYPTEEVHRGHLRAKRSVTRDNSVTLKFRSHGRDFHIRLKRDLNTFSNNLVIEGPTGHEEGLDTSHIYEGYLIGDSSGCGINEQIIEWMDKIQNSGDLDLPTPITSKKDTKPKVEPWNGEQETPGHKYTREANEPSHRRARRATRPKEDNKNTCSLFIQTDPLIWRHISEQLHHDAEKTREEILSLIAHHVTAVNYIYRDTRFDGRIEHRNIKFEVQRIKIDDDTACTQQQTYGEPNPFCMENIDVSNFLNLHSLGNHEDFCLAYVFTYRDFTGGTLGLAWVASASGASGGICEKYKTYTETVGGMYQSTKRSLNTGIITFVNYNSRVPPKVSQLTLAHEIGHNFGSPHDFPPECRPGGLHGNYIMFASATSGDRPNNSKFSKCSIGNISNVLDAIEDNKKRNCFTASAGAFCGNKIVEAGEECDCGYDDDECVDKCCYPRQVSELDKIKNETAKGCSRKYGTQCSPSQGPCCSSDTCQFVPLSHNVQCKAESDCSYNSTCNGKSSECPAPLPRANKTRCNEGTQLCINGECTGSICLEWNLTECFLTSNIIPNIDKRKLCELACQNGTDPSTCRSTSEFAHVVGLPEGGISLRPGSPCDNFQGYCDVFLKCRAVDAEGPLARLKNLLFNKETLSTVAQWVTEYWWAVLLMGIAFIIFMGLFIKCCAVHTPSSNPKKPPARRISDTLRRPMNTLRRMRHPHGGGGPGPRSIAPRQGQGGYSGTRGPSHGYGEGRGAQHYPKGYRLVPTASAPPSSSVAGNYGRSNHSELYAGAYSSTGGGGRVPAYEMRHHNKV, encoded by the exons CTCGCCGATTAAACGAATACATTCGCCACTACGAACCACTTTCCTATCCAACGGAGGAGGTCCACAGAGGTCACCTGAGGGCCAAGAGGTCGGTCACCCGCGACAATTCCGTGACTTTAAAGTTTCGCTCACACGGCAGAGACTTTCACATTCGACTGAAGCGAGACTTGAACACGTTTAGCAATAATCTAGTTATAGAGGGTCCTACCGGACATGAAGAGGGACTTGATACCTCGCATATTTACGAGGGTTATCTCATCG GCGACTCCAGTGGCTGTGGCATTAACGAACAGATAATCGAGTGGATggataaaattcaaaattccGGTGACCTCGACTTACCTACTCCGATTACGTCGAAAAAGGATACGAAGCCGAAAGTCGAGCCGTGGAATGGCGAGCAGGAAACTCCTGGACACAAATATACCAGAGAAGCGAACGAACCGAGCCATCGAAGAGCACGCAGAGCTACTAGACCGAAGGAAGACAATAAAAACACCTGTTCGTTGTTCATTCAAACGGATCCTCTTATTTGGCGGCATATATCCGAACAG CTGCATCACGACgcagaaaaaacgagagaggaaATACTCTCTTTGATCGCGCATCACGTCACAGCGGTGAACTACATTTACAGAGATACCAGATTCGACGGTAGAATCGAGCACAGAAACATCAAGTTCGAGGTACAAAGGATAAAg ATCGACGACGATACCGCGTGCACGCAACAGCAGACTTATGGCGAGCCAAATCCATTTTGCATGGAAAACATCGATGTCAgcaattttttgaatttacaCTCGTTGGGCAATCACGAGGACTTTTGTCTCGCTTATGTGTTCACCTACAG GGATTTTACTGGCGGTACCCTCGGTCTCGCTTGGGTCGCTTCGGCGTCCGGCGCTTCCGGTGGTATTTGCGAGAAGTATAAAACGTATACCGAGACCGTAGGAGGGATGTATCAATCCACGAAGAGATCTCTCAACACCGGTATCATCACTTTCGTGAATTACAACAGCAGAGTTCCGCCGAAAGTTTCCCAACTGACATTGGCTCACGAAATAGGTCATAACTTTGGATCGCCG CATGATTTCCCACCCGAATGTAGGCCAGGCGGTTTGCATGGTAATTATATCATGTTCGCTTCTGCCACGAGCGGTGATCGGCCTAACAACAGTAAATTCTCCAAATGCAGCATTGGCAATATCAGTAACGTCTTGGACGCGATAGaggataataagaaaaggaattgCTTCACCG CGTCGGCCGGTGCGTTTTGCGGTAACAAAATCGTCGAGGCGGGCGAAGAATGCGACTGCggttacgacgacgacgaatgcGTGGATAAATGTTGTTACCCGAGGCAGGTGTCGGAATTGGATAAGATTAAAAACGAAACGGCGAAAGGATGCAGCAGAAAATACGGGACACAATGCAG TCCCAGTCAAGGACCTTGTTGTTCGAGCGATACGTGCCAGTTCGTGCCTCTCTCGCACAACGTTCAATGCAAGGCCGAATCGGACTGCAGCTACAATTCCACGTGCAATGGGAAATCTTCTGAGTGTCCCGCTCCATTGCCAAGGGCCAATAAAACAAGATGCAACGAAGGAACTCAG CTCTGTATCAACGGCGAGTGCACTGGATCAATTTGTCTCGAATGGAACTTGACGGAGTGCTTTTTAACGAGCAACATCATTCCTAACATAGACAAACGAAAACTTTGCGAGCTGGCTTGTCAGAATGGTACCGATCCATCGACTTGTCGAAGTACCAGCGAGTTTGCTCACGTCGTCGGCCTACCCGAGGGTGGGATAAGTCTCAGACCTGGCTCACCGTGTGACAACTTTCAG GGTTACTGCGACGTCTTCTTGAAGTGTAGAGCGGTCGATGCCGAAGGACCACTCGCGCGATTGAAAAATCTCTTATTCAACAAGGAAACTTTATCGACCGTGGCGCAATGGGTAACT GAATACTGGTGGGCAGTCCTTTTAATGGGTATAGCTTTCATCATTTTCATGGGATTATTTATCAAGTGTTGCGCCGTGCATACGCCGTCTAGCAATCCGAAGAAACCACCTGCGAGACGCATCAGCGACACATTGAGAAGGCCGATGAACACGCTCAGGAGGATG CGACACCCTCACGGTGGAGGAGGCCCAGGACCAAGGAGTATAGCTCCGAGGCAGGGTCAAGGAGGATATAGTGGAACGCGAGGACCCTCTCATGGTTACGGTGAGGGTAGGGGAGCTCAGCATTATCCTAAAG GCTATCGCTTGGTTCCCACAGCTAGTGCGCCACCAAGCAGCAGTGTCGCAGGCAACTACGGTCGCTCCAACCATTCAGAATTGTACGCCGGTGCCTATTCGAGCACCGGGGGAGGGGGCAGAGTCCCGGCCTACGAGATGAGGCATCACAATAAAGTCTGA